A region of the Streptosporangiales bacterium genome:
GCGGGCGGCCTCGAACGCCGCGTAGACCTTCCGGTAGTCGTGGCCGCCGCGCGACAGCCGCTGCAGCTGCTCGTCGGACATCTCGGCGACCATCTTGCGCAGCCGCGGGTCGCCGCCGAAGAACGTCTCTCGGATGTACGAGCCCTCGCTGATGACGTACGTCTGGAACTGGCCGTCGGGCGTGGTGTTCATCATGTTCACCAGCGCGCCGTCGCCGTCCTGGGCGAGCAGCGGGTCCCAGTCGCGGCCCCAGATGACCTTGATGACGTTCCAGCCGGCGCCGCGGAACAGCGACTCGAGCTCCTGGATGATCTTGCCGTTGCCGCGTACCGGGCCGTCGAGGCGCTGCAGATTGCAGTTGACGATGAAGGTGAGGTTGTCGAGTTCCTCGCGGGCGGCCAGCGACAGGGCGCCGATCGACTCGGGCTCGTCCATCTCGCCGTCCCCGAGGAACGCCCACACGTGGGAGTCCTTCGTGTCCTTAATGCCCCGGTTCTGCAGGTAGCGGTTGAACCGGGCCTGGTAGATGGAGTTGATCGGGCCGAGGCCCATCGAGACGGTCGGGAACTCCCAGAAGTCGGGCATCAGCCGCGGGTGCGGGTACGACGGCAGCCCGCCGCCGGCCGTGGACTTCTCCTGCCGGAAGCCGTCGAGCTGTTGCTCGGTGAGCCGGCCCTCGAGGAACGCGCGGGCGTAGATGCCGGGGGAGGCGTGCCCCTGGAAGTAGACGTGGTCGCCCGACCCGTGCTTCTTGCCGCGGAAGAAGTGGTTGAAGCCGACCTCGTACAGGCTGGCCGCCGAGGCGTACGTCGCGATGTGGCCGCCCACTCCGAGACCGGGCCGGTTGGCGCGGCTGACCATGACCGCGGCGTTCCACCGGATGTACGCCCGGATGCGGCGTTCGATGTACTCGTCGCCGGGGAACCACGGCTCGCGCTCGGGCGGGATGGTGTTGATGTAGTCGGTGCTGCGCAGCGCGGGCACGCCCACCTGGCGCTCCCTGGCCCGCTCCAGGAGGCGAAGCATGAGGTACCGAGCCCTGGTGCGGCCCTCCGCCTCGACCACGTCGTCGAGGGACTCGAGCCATTCGGCGGTCTCGTCGGGATCGATGTCAGGCAGCTGGCTGGGTAGTCCGTCGCTGATGACATGGAAACGCTTGCGGTCGGCAGACACCTTGGTCTCTTCACCTTCGTCTCGGGCTTGTGGCCTGGAGTACACATCCCATCATCTGCCGTCCGGGCCCGAATCGGGTAGTCGGGTGGGCCGCCGATCGGCGTACGGACGTTCCTGGTCGAATGGGTCCGTGGACACGCGAGTGATCGAGGTCGCGACCGGTGACCGGGAGGCGATCGTCGACCTGACCGGGCACTGCGAGACGTTCCTCGGCGAGGTGGGTGCGTCGGACGGCCTCCTGCACGTCTTCGTGCCCCACGCGACCGCCGGCCTGGCCCTCATCGAGCTGGGCGCCGGCAGCGACGACGACCTGCTCGCGGCGCTCGGAGACCTGCTGCCCGCCGACGACCGGTGGCGGCACACGCACGGCTCCCGCGGGCACGGCAGGGCCCACGTCCTGCCCGCGCTCGTGCCGCCGTACGCGAGCGTGCCGGTCGTCGGGGGACGCCTTGCGCTCGGCACGTGGCAGAGCGTCACGCTGGTGGACGTGAACACCGATAACCGGGCCCGTAGGGTACGGCTCAGCTACCTTCCGGGATAGGGATTTCGTCACGAATGGCAGTGGCTACTTGCGCACTCTGGGTGACTTGTGTGGACTGTCGCCCACACTCGTGCCGCAAGGGCATGGAGACGACTTGAGGAGGGACCGACCAGTGAGCGCGACCGCGGAGCACGCGGACGGGCAGAAGGGCGCGGTGGCCGACCGCCTAGGGCTCAGCGAAGGACTCGTGGTCCAGGAGCTGGGATACGACGACGACTGCGACGACGCGCTCAGGAAAGCGGTCGAGCAGCGCATCGGCGGCGAGCTCGTCGACGAGGACTACGACGACGTCGTCGACGTCGTCCTGCTGTGGTGGCGGGAGAGCGACGGCGACCCCGCGGACGGCCTGCTCGAGGCTCCGGCGTCGCTCGTCGACGGCGGCGTGATCTGGCTCCTGACCCCCAAGGCAGGGCGCGACGAGTACATCGAGCCGAGTGACATCAGCGAGAGTGCGGTCACGGCGGGCCTGCAGGCGACCAGTAGCGTGAGTGCGGCGGCAGACTGGGTCGGCACCAGGCTGGTCCCGCCGCGGGCGAAGGGCAGGAAATGACGGTCGGCAGCGAGGACACCATCGACGGCGCTCTACCGGTGGGGACACAGGCCCCCGAGTTCGAGCTGACCGACCAGTACGGCGCGACCGTCCGGCTGTCCGACTTCCGCGGTTCGAAGGCCGTCCTGCTCGTCTTCTACCCCTTCTCGTTCACCGGGGTGTGCACCAGCGAGATGAGGGCCCTGCAGAAGCGGATCGCCGACTTCCAGAACGACCACGTACAGGTCGTCGGCGTCTCGTGCGACTCCACCTTCGTGCAGCGCGCGTTCGGCGAGCAGGAGCGCCTGGCCTTCCCCGTCCTGTCCGACCACTGGCCGCACGGCGACACCGCCCAGAAGTACGGCGTCTTCGACACCGAGCTCGGCGCCGCGAGGCGCGGCACCTTCGTGATCGACACCGAGGGCGTCGTCCGCTGGCAGGTCCTCAACGCGATCCCGAACGCGCGCAGCAGCGAGGCGTACGCCGAGGCCCTCGCGTCCCTGTAGGCTTGGCCGCCGACCCCAGCGACTCGTCAGTGCCAGGCGTCGCCATCGCCACGTCTGCCACTGACAAGTCGGTACGAGCGGGCGCATAGCTCAGTGGTAGAGCACCTCGCTTACAACGAGGGGGTCACAGGTTCGATCCCTGTTGCGCCCACCCACCCGTGGACTCCACCCGGGCGGTGTCGTGTCAGCAGATCTTGTAGTAGCCGGCACTCGTGAACTTGCAGGTGTCCAGGGTGGTGTTGTTGGAGTTGCGCAGGTAGGCCGTGTCGCCTGTGTTGTTCCAGACGTAGTTGCTATAGCCCCAGTAGCGGTGCCTGCTGGTGGTGGAGCCCTTGCCCGTATGGACGTAGATGGTGGCGCGCGGCCCGATGGAGTGGGCGCCGAAATGGAAGACGTGCGTCGACCCTTTGTCGCGCAACGTCCAACCCGTCATCCAGATCTTGGTACCGCTACTGTTGTGGAGCCTGACCCACTCCTGGTTGAGCTTGGTGTTGGTCCGTGGCGTGTCCGACCCCGGCACGTCGAAGTAGACCTTGGTGATCTGCACCCGGCTCGCCGCATCAGCCGCGGGCGCCATCACGACGAGCCCGGCGAACGCGACACCCACGGCGGATACCGCAGCTAACAGACGTTTGATCATGGCTTGTGTCCTCACACTCGACGTCCCCCAGCACAGGGCACCACCTGGGCACGCTGACGCAGGGCCGTTCACCGTCGATCGAGGTGAGGGTTCGCCACCGGCGACGGGGAGTGACCTCAGGCGCGCTGCAGCATCTCCGCGACAAGGAACGCCAGCTCCCAGCGACTGGCTGGCCGGTCGGCGCTGGAGCAGCCGGACTCAGCGGCTCACGGCGTTCTCCCGCTCCACCCGCGACAGCTTCTCCGGATTGCGCACGTAGTAGAACCCGGTGACCAGGCCGTCGTCGATCCGCATGGCGACGACGCCGTCGATCTCGCCGTTGAGCCGCATGATCAGGGCCGGGCCGCCGTTGACCTGCACCGGTTCGACCGACAGGTCGGCGCCGACCGAGGTGAGGCCGGCGGTGAACAAGCGGACCACCTTGTCCGCCCCCACGATGGGCCGCAGCACGGCCTGCTTGACTCCGCCACCGTCGCCCAAGAAGACGACGTCCGGCGCGAGGATGTCGAGCAGGCCTTGCACGTCGCCCGTCTCGACCGCCCGTTGGAACGCCTCGAGCGCACCTCGGGTCTCGGCCGGAGAGGCAACCCCGCGTGGGCGGCGCGCGGCGACGTGTGCCCGTGCCCGGTGGGCGATCTGGCGGACCGCGGCCGGGCTCTTGTCGACGGCTCCCGAGATCTCGTCGTACCCGAAGTCGAACACCTCGCGGAGCACGAAGACCGCGCGCTCGGTCGGCGCGAGCGTATCCAGCACCAGCAGCATCGCCATCGAGACGCTCTCGGCGAGCTCGACATCCTCGGCCACGTCGGGCGCGGTCAGCAGCGGCTCGGGCAGCCAGGGGCCGACGTACGACTCCTTGCGCCGGGCGAGCGTCCGCAGCCGGGTGAGCGCCTGGCGGGAGGCGATCCGGACCAGGTAGGCACGCTGATCCCGCACCGTGTCGAGATCGACATCCACCCACCGCAGCCAGGTCTCCTGGAGTACGTCCTCCGCGTCGGTGGCCGAGCCGAGCAGCTCGTAGGCCACGGTGAAGAGCAGGTTGCGGTGGGCGATGAACGCCTCGGTAGCAGTGTCCGGGCGGCCGTCACGAGCACGCGGCTCGGCA
Encoded here:
- a CDS encoding redoxin domain-containing protein produces the protein MTVGSEDTIDGALPVGTQAPEFELTDQYGATVRLSDFRGSKAVLLVFYPFSFTGVCTSEMRALQKRIADFQNDHVQVVGVSCDSTFVQRAFGEQERLAFPVLSDHWPHGDTAQKYGVFDTELGAARRGTFVIDTEGVVRWQVLNAIPNARSSEAYAEALASL
- a CDS encoding lamin tail domain-containing protein, which gives rise to MIKRLLAAVSAVGVAFAGLVVMAPAADAASRVQITKVYFDVPGSDTPRTNTKLNQEWVRLHNSSGTKIWMTGWTLRDKGSTHVFHFGAHSIGPRATIYVHTGKGSTTSRHRYWGYSNYVWNNTGDTAYLRNSNNTTLDTCKFTSAGYYKIC
- a CDS encoding DUF3052 family protein — protein: MSATAEHADGQKGAVADRLGLSEGLVVQELGYDDDCDDALRKAVEQRIGGELVDEDYDDVVDVVLLWWRESDGDPADGLLEAPASLVDGGVIWLLTPKAGRDEYIEPSDISESAVTAGLQATSSVSAAADWVGTRLVPPRAKGRK
- a CDS encoding YjbQ family protein; the protein is MDTRVIEVATGDREAIVDLTGHCETFLGEVGASDGLLHVFVPHATAGLALIELGAGSDDDLLAALGDLLPADDRWRHTHGSRGHGRAHVLPALVPPYASVPVVGGRLALGTWQSVTLVDVNTDNRARRVRLSYLPG
- a CDS encoding RNA polymerase sigma-70 factor; this translates as MDTAEPRARDGRPDTATEAFIAHRNLLFTVAYELLGSATDAEDVLQETWLRWVDVDLDTVRDQRAYLVRIASRQALTRLRTLARRKESYVGPWLPEPLLTAPDVAEDVELAESVSMAMLLVLDTLAPTERAVFVLREVFDFGYDEISGAVDKSPAAVRQIAHRARAHVAARRPRGVASPAETRGALEAFQRAVETGDVQGLLDILAPDVVFLGDGGGVKQAVLRPIVGADKVVRLFTAGLTSVGADLSVEPVQVNGGPALIMRLNGEIDGVVAMRIDDGLVTGFYYVRNPEKLSRVERENAVSR